The nucleotide window GTAAAGATAGAATTTTAGCTGTTGGACAAGAAGCTAAACAAATGATTGGAAAAACTCCTTTAAATATTCAAGCTGTTCGACCAATGCAAGATGGTGTTATTGCAGATTTTGAAATGACTGAAAGGATGATTAGATACTTTATTGAAAAGGCTCATTCTAGAAAATCTTTTATTCGTCCTAGAATTATTATTTGTATCCCATATGGTATTACTCAAGTTGAAAAAAAAGCTGTTGAAGAATCAGCTATGAGTGCAGGAGCAAGAGAAGTATTTTTAGTAGAAGAACCAATGGCAGCTGCAATTGGTGCTGGAATTCCTGTATCAGATCCATCTGGTTATGTCGTGGTTGATATAGGTGGAGGAACTACAGAAATTGGAGTAACATCTTTAGGTGGTTTAGTTTTATGTAAATCAATTAAAGTTGCAGGTGATAAATTTGATAAATCAATTATGGAACATGTAAGACAAAACTATAATTTATTTATTGGTGAAAGAACTGCTGAAAATATTAAAATAGAAATTGGTACAGCTATAAAACTTGATACTGAGCTAAAAATGAAAGTAAAAGGAAGAGATAATTCTGGTCTTCTTTCAACTATTGAACTTGGAAGTGAAGGTGTAAGAATTGCAATAAAAGAACCACTAAAAGAAATTGTATCTGCTATTAAAAGTGTTCTTGAAAATATGCCACCTGATTTAGCGAGTGATATTGTGGATAATGGTGTTATTATCACTGGTGGGGGAGCATTAATTCGAGGTTTAGATACTTATTTAGCTGAAATTATTAAACTACCTGTAAAAGTTGCAAATGAACCTTTATTATCAGTAGCTTATGGAACAAGTCAAGTTCTTGATGAACCGGAATTATTAAAACTTATTACAAATAACTAATGCGTAAATTTGTATTTATTTTTTTATTTGTTGTAGCAAGTTTATCTTATATTTTTGAGATAGATGAGCTACTTGTTAAAAAATTTACTTTTTTTAATGATTTAAAAATATCTTACATAAATAAAGTTATAAATATATCAACTAATATTGAAAAACATTTTAATCAAGCAAAAACAATAGAAGATTTAAGAGCTGAAAATAATGAGTTAAAAGAGTATAAAATTCTTTATAATACAACTCAAAAACAATTAGATGCAATAAAAGAATTTTTAGTTCATGTTGAAGTAACAGAAATTAAACCAGAAATTGAACTTGTAAAAGTTTTATCTTATATAAATTTTAATGACTTTACTAAAGTTTGGCTAGATAAAGTTCCTCAAGATGACAAAATCTTAGGTTTAATCACTGAAAACAATGCTGCTGGAATTGTAGTAAATAAAAATGGAAGAGCTGTTGGTTTATTAAATGGTAATAAAGATTGCTCTTATGCTGTATTTATTGGTGAAGGTAAAAATCCAGGTATTATCACAGCAGGTGAAACTCCAGATGAATTACTTATAAAATTTATTCCTATTTGGTCTGAAATTAATAAAGGAGATGAAGTAATAACTTCAGGAATGGATAATATCTTTTATGAAGGATTAAAAGTAGGAAGAATCATAGAAATTACAAATTTACCTGATATGAAAATAGCAACAGTAAAACCTTATGTAAATG belongs to Arcobacter defluvii and includes:
- a CDS encoding rod shape-determining protein is translated as MFLDKLIGLFSNDMAIDLGTANTIVSVRGKGIIINEPSVVAVQSDRQGKDRILAVGQEAKQMIGKTPLNIQAVRPMQDGVIADFEMTERMIRYFIEKAHSRKSFIRPRIIICIPYGITQVEKKAVEESAMSAGAREVFLVEEPMAAAIGAGIPVSDPSGYVVVDIGGGTTEIGVTSLGGLVLCKSIKVAGDKFDKSIMEHVRQNYNLFIGERTAENIKIEIGTAIKLDTELKMKVKGRDNSGLLSTIELGSEGVRIAIKEPLKEIVSAIKSVLENMPPDLASDIVDNGVIITGGGALIRGLDTYLAEIIKLPVKVANEPLLSVAYGTSQVLDEPELLKLITNN
- the mreC gene encoding rod shape-determining protein MreC — its product is MRKFVFIFLFVVASLSYIFEIDELLVKKFTFFNDLKISYINKVINISTNIEKHFNQAKTIEDLRAENNELKEYKILYNTTQKQLDAIKEFLVHVEVTEIKPEIELVKVLSYINFNDFTKVWLDKVPQDDKILGLITENNAAGIVVNKNGRAVGLLNGNKDCSYAVFIGEGKNPGIITAGETPDELLIKFIPIWSEINKGDEVITSGMDNIFYEGLKVGRIIEITNLPDMKIATVKPYVNVLKKKYFYTYKNINNLENKEENSKKTNEIEKSPNN